The genomic window GCCAGTCTTTTGGCGATCTCCATGCCTGCCTGTTCATGGGCTTTCATACGCAGTGGGAGTGTGCGCAGGCCCCGCAGCAGCAACCACGCCTCAAACGGCGACAGCTTGCTGCCCAGATACTGGGTCACTTCCCCACGGATCTGCGCAACGCGCTCTGCAGACGTGGCGATCACACCAGCCACCACGTCACTATGGCCGCTGATGTACTTGGAAGCAGAATGCACCACAATATCACAGCCCAGTTTGATCGGGTTTTGGAAGATTGGTGAAGCCCAACTGTTGTCAATGATTGTGGTCACACCCGCCTCTTTGGCACGCTCACACAGAGCCTTCACATCATGCGCCTCCATGATCCAGCTGGTCGGGCTTTCCAGATAAAACAGGGAGTGGCCAGGTAGGGCGGCTTCAACGGTCGCCAGATTGCTGCCGTCAATATAGTCGATACTGACACCAAACTTGCGCAGGAAAATCTCGAAGAAGCGGTAGGTATCCGGATAAACATGTTTGACGGAAAGGATCCGGTCTCCGGGTTTCACCACCGACAAGATGGCAGACGAAATAGCAGCCATTCCGCTAGATAGTGCGAGAGCATCTTCAGAGCCCTCTAGCTTGGCGATTTTCTCCTCAAACGCACGCACAGTTGGGTTGATGCCACGGGTGTAAACCGGACGGTTGATCTTGCCCGCGAAGGTGTCACACATCTCCTGATAGGAGGAGAAGGTGAAAAGCGAGTTCTGGAAAATCGGCGGCACCACCGCATCCGCAAAGGATGCTTCGTCATGCGCGACAACTGTTGCTGTGTCCTCCCCCCACAGATCGATCATACTAAGTCCGTTTCCTGTGCCATCTGCACAATATCTTCTTCAACCACACTCAAAATTTCCAAGGTATGTTTGCGGGCCTTCTCCGTGTCTCCACTGGCGATGGCGTCAAATAATTGTCGGTGAAATGGAAAAGACCGTCCGGCAAAATCCTTGCGATCGAACGGCATCTCAAAAAAGCTCTCAAAAGACTCCCGCATCTGCTGCAACAGCTGCTCAAACAGCGGATTTCCTGCTGCACGGTAGATGGAGAGGTGAAACTCAAGGTCCTCAGGGCCTGCAGTACCATTAAGGTGATGGACCGCTTCCATGTGCTCCAGCTTGGTGCGCATCTCTTCGATCTCATCAGGCGTTGCTCGCTGCGCCGCCAGAATGGAGGCTTCCACCTCCAACGCCCGGCGCACTTCCAGCGTCTGCAACAGGCCATCCCGTTTGGTGGCAATGGACAGCGGCAGATAAACTGTTTTCTCTGAAAGTGGACGCTTCAGATAAGTGCCGGACCCACGGCGGATCTCAACAATACCCAGTGCCTGCAAATGACGGATCACCTCACGAATGGACGAGCGGCCAACTTTCAGGCCGTTCATCAGCTCTCGTTCCGTGGGCAGTCTGTCACCGGGCTGCAAGCCTTCCTCCACGATGAAGTCTGTCAGCGATTGCAGGATCGCATCGCTTCTGTCCTCGGTCTTGATTGGCCGAATTTTATTATTGGATGGGCTTGGCAAGTTGGGCTCCGCACAGATGTTCGTTTCATTTTGTCTGCCATCAGACGTCAGACCAATTTTAGAAA from Microbulbifer sp. MKSA007 includes these protein-coding regions:
- a CDS encoding FadR/GntR family transcriptional regulator, whose amino-acid sequence is MPSPSNNKIRPIKTEDRSDAILQSLTDFIVEEGLQPGDRLPTERELMNGLKVGRSSIREVIRHLQALGIVEIRRGSGTYLKRPLSEKTVYLPLSIATKRDGLLQTLEVRRALEVEASILAAQRATPDEIEEMRTKLEHMEAVHHLNGTAGPEDLEFHLSIYRAAGNPLFEQLLQQMRESFESFFEMPFDRKDFAGRSFPFHRQLFDAIASGDTEKARKHTLEILSVVEEDIVQMAQETDLV
- a CDS encoding PLP-dependent transferase, producing the protein MIDLWGEDTATVVAHDEASFADAVVPPIFQNSLFTFSSYQEMCDTFAGKINRPVYTRGINPTVRAFEEKIAKLEGSEDALALSSGMAAISSAILSVVKPGDRILSVKHVYPDTYRFFEIFLRKFGVSIDYIDGSNLATVEAALPGHSLFYLESPTSWIMEAHDVKALCERAKEAGVTTIIDNSWASPIFQNPIKLGCDIVVHSASKYISGHSDVVAGVIATSAERVAQIRGEVTQYLGSKLSPFEAWLLLRGLRTLPLRMKAHEQAGMEIAKRLAEHPAVKTVFHPAFQNKAHPGLRGTSGLFSIELAENVSVEALCNHLKIFKIGVSWGGHESLICPAQASLIQSGGPNSTAFFGVSPHVVRLNVGLEDPEDLWGDLQEALGAASE